The genomic DNA AGGTATGATGCTTCCTTATTTTGCGTCAGCATTTGGGATTTTTCTATTAAGGCAAATTTTTAAAAGTATTCCGTATGAGCTTGAAGAAGCGGCCAGAATGGACGGTTGTAACCTTTTACAAATTATTTGGCACGTCTATGTTCCTCTGGCTAAACCGACTTATATCGCCTTTGGTTTAAAATCTGTCAGCCATCAATGGAGTAATTTTCTTTGGCCGCTCGTCGTGACAAATTCAGTTGAAAATCGGCCGCTTACAGTGGGCTTGTCGATCTTTGCAAAGTCGTTTGAAACGGGTGCTCAATGGGGAGAAGTAAGTGCAGCAACGCTTTTTGTTATTTTTCCGTTATTACTTGCTTTCTTCATCTTTCAAAAACAATTTGTTGAAAGTTTTATGCATACAGGGATTAAATAAGGC from Bacillus aquiflavi includes the following:
- a CDS encoding carbohydrate ABC transporter permease; the encoded protein is MNRLLNISTYVLAILWAFPLFWLVITAFKPGDQALELFSFSFSLNNFISAWNSAPFLQYYLNTFIIVTVVLVVQLMTATLAAYAFARLSFKGKNAIFILFLVQIMIPVDLLIFPNYGILSDLHLVDSKLGMMLPYFASAFGIFLLRQIFKSIPYELEEAARMDGCNLLQIIWHVYVPLAKPTYIAFGLKSVSHQWSNFLWPLVVTNSVENRPLTVGLSIFAKSFETGAQWGEVSAATLFVIFPLLLAFFIFQKQFVESFMHTGIK